GGTGGCCAGGATCTCTCGCCGGCCGACTCCGGTGCGTACACCGGCGACATTTCCGGGCAGTTCCTCGCCAAGCTTGGCTGCAGCTACGTCCTGGTCGGGCACAGCGAACGCCGCACCATCCACCACGAAGCTGACGAGGTCCTCAACGCGAAGACCAAGGCAGCCTTCCGGCACGGCATTACCCCCGTGCTGTGCGTCGGCGAAGGCCTGGAAATCCGGCAGGCCGGAACGCACGTTGACCACACACTCGCGCAGCTCCGGGCTGGCGTCGAGGGCCTCACCCCCGAGCAGGCCGCGGAACTCGTCGTCGCCTACGAGCCCGTTTGGGCCATCGGAACGGGCGAAGTTGCCGGTCCGGACGACGCGCAGGAAATGTGTGCCGCGATCCGCAGCGAACTGTCCACCCTTTTTGGTGCCGACGTCGCCGCCAAGACCCGGCTGCTTTACGGCGGTTCGGTTAAGGCCAACAACGCTGCCGCCATCATGAAAGAGCACGACGTGGACGGCTTGCTTGTTGGCGGCGCCAGCCTGGATGCCGCCGAGTTTGCTAATATTGTCAGGTTCGAGAGTCACCTGCTGACGGATTAGTCCGGACACCATCGTGGCCCCCGCAATCCAAATCTTCTGAAAGGCCGTCGTGGACGTTCTTCATGTCATTCTGCAGGTCCTCCTGGGCATCACCAGCCTGCTGCTGACCTTGCTCATCCTGCTGCATAAGGGTCGCGGTGGCGGCCTGTCCGACATGTTCGGCGGCGGCATGACCTCCGGCCTCAGCTCCTCCGGCGTCGCCGAACGGAACCTGAACCGCTTTACGGTCATCCTTGGCATCACCTGGGGCATTGTGATCATCGGGCTGGGTCTGCTGATGCGTTTCAGCGGTGCCGGCGACTCCTGACCCAACGGCCGAAAACTCAATAACGGGTCCTCTGGCCCTCCCGGCATCGGGAGCTCACCAACTACACTGTGGCTGATTGCATGCGCATTCCGTCCCTCGAGTAGCCAGGAGCTCCCGATGCTTCATTCTGCCTCCGGGTTCCGGGGAACCCGGGTAGGTGCCACAGAAGGGGCTCCAGCACGCCACGAGCCGCCAGCCAGCGCGGCCGCCCGGATACCACGCACCCGGTTCTCCTACCGTTGCGCCAAGGGCCACGAGACTGCACTGGTTTTCGCGCAGCTGCCCGACGAGCAGATCCCCGGTGTCTGGGACTGCCGGCACTGCGGCGGAACCGCAACCCGGGACGAAACCCAATTCTCACTCGATGACGTCCCGGCGGAAGGCTACAAGAGCCACCTCGAATACGTTAAAGAACGGCGCTCCAGCCAAGACGCCGAGGACGTCCTGGCCGGAGCGCTGGAGCGGCTGCGCGCCAGCCGATCCTTCCCGCCAGGATAGATTGGCAGGATAGGCGGTGGAAGAGAGCGGCCTAGGCCTTGCGCACCAACTGTTCCGGAACGTGCGAGGCCGCATTTTCGTCGATCAGCCACAGCGTCTCGTCCCGGCCCCTTGGACCTGCCGCCGGCACCTGTACCGGGTTGGCTCCGGCAAGGGCCAGTCCGACCGCACCGGCTTTGTCCTCGCCGGCAACGACCATCCAAATTTCCAGTGCCGTGTTAATGGCCGGCAGCGTCAGCGACACCCGCATCGGCGGCGGCTTGGGGGAGTTGCGGACCCCCACCACCGTCAGTTGCTTCTCCCTGACGCCGGCCTGTTCGGGGAACAGCGAGGCGACGTGCGCGTCCGGACCCACGCCGAGGAGCACGATGTCGAAGCGGGGGAGGACCCCGGGCCGCTCCGGCCGGTCGTCGGACATGTCCGCGGCGTGTTCCGCAGCCGCGGCCGCGGCCAGGCGGCGGGAATAGTCCGCGGCAGCCTCTTCCGGTGTGTCAAAGTCCGCGGTGGAACCGGGGGTGTGGATTCGCTCCGGATCGGCGTTGATATGGGAGAGCAACGCATCGCGG
This genomic window from Arthrobacter sp. EM1 contains:
- a CDS encoding RNA polymerase-binding protein RbpA; protein product: MLHSASGFRGTRVGATEGAPARHEPPASAAARIPRTRFSYRCAKGHETALVFAQLPDEQIPGVWDCRHCGGTATRDETQFSLDDVPAEGYKSHLEYVKERRSSQDAEDVLAGALERLRASRSFPPG
- the pgl gene encoding 6-phosphogluconolactonase, translated to MSAEPRVSIHPDSTVLMAAIAARLITKLVDIQDKHGEATVVLTGGSMGIGSLKAVAESPAAPAVDWSKVNFWWGDERFLAAEDPERNARQARDALLSHINADPERIHTPGSTADFDTPEEAAADYSRRLAAAAAAEHAADMSDDRPERPGVLPRFDIVLLGVGPDAHVASLFPEQAGVREKQLTVVGVRNSPKPPPMRVSLTLPAINTALEIWMVVAGEDKAGAVGLALAGANPVQVPAAGPRGRDETLWLIDENAASHVPEQLVRKA
- the secG gene encoding preprotein translocase subunit SecG, producing MDVLHVILQVLLGITSLLLTLLILLHKGRGGGLSDMFGGGMTSGLSSSGVAERNLNRFTVILGITWGIVIIGLGLLMRFSGAGDS
- the tpiA gene encoding triose-phosphate isomerase, producing the protein MTTSSNGKFDRTPFIAGNWKMNMDHVQGITLLQKLAWTLSDAKHDYSRAEVAVFPPFTDLRGVQTLVQGDELKVVYGGQDLSPADSGAYTGDISGQFLAKLGCSYVLVGHSERRTIHHEADEVLNAKTKAAFRHGITPVLCVGEGLEIRQAGTHVDHTLAQLRAGVEGLTPEQAAELVVAYEPVWAIGTGEVAGPDDAQEMCAAIRSELSTLFGADVAAKTRLLYGGSVKANNAAAIMKEHDVDGLLVGGASLDAAEFANIVRFESHLLTD